The Streptomonospora litoralis genome window below encodes:
- a CDS encoding TetR/AcrR family transcriptional regulator, whose product MSGEPKGRPLRADARRNRERILQAAMAELTERPPEKQLSLDAVARRAGVGPGTLYRHFPTWEALIVTLYDQELERLCASAPDLLAELPPERALRTWMGNYADFVATKRGMGTALHGLITSDAVSSIDTRGRLTDAVGRLLDAGREAGLLRTDVSADDIVAAMSGALLSAAGEHPRDQVDRLLDLLLDGLRASPAD is encoded by the coding sequence TTGTCTGGCGAACCGAAAGGGCGACCGCTGCGCGCGGACGCGCGCCGCAACCGCGAGCGGATCCTGCAGGCCGCGATGGCGGAGCTGACCGAACGCCCCCCGGAGAAGCAGCTGTCGCTGGACGCGGTGGCGAGGCGCGCCGGAGTCGGCCCCGGGACGCTGTATCGGCACTTCCCCACGTGGGAGGCCCTGATCGTAACCCTGTACGACCAGGAGCTCGAACGCCTGTGCGCCTCGGCCCCGGACCTGCTCGCCGAACTGCCGCCGGAGCGGGCGCTGCGGACCTGGATGGGCAACTACGCCGACTTCGTCGCCACGAAGCGCGGCATGGGCACGGCGCTGCACGGGCTCATCACCTCCGACGCCGTCAGCTCGATCGACACCCGCGGACGACTCACCGATGCCGTGGGGAGGCTGCTCGACGCGGGCCGCGAAGCGGGACTGCTGCGGACGGACGTCTCGGCCGACGACATCGTCGCGGCGATGTCCGGCGCACTCCTGTCGGCGGCGGGCGAGCACCCTCGCGATCAGGTGGACCGCCTGCTGGACCTGCTGCTGGACGGCCTGCGCGCGTCCCCCGCGGACTGA
- a CDS encoding TspO/MBR family protein — MADTAIRRPPPVGRSLLGLALFAAAAAAAALIGVFAATGTAAEYAQLRQPAWAPPSWVFGPVWTVLYVLIALAGWQVWRRRGWSGARAALALYGVQLVLNAAWTPLFFAADLRALAFVDIVALVVVLTATIAAFRRASGVAAVLLVPYWAWTVFAAALNLAVWQLNTGA; from the coding sequence GTGGCCGACACCGCCATCCGCCGCCCTCCGCCGGTCGGGCGCTCCCTCCTCGGGCTCGCCCTGTTCGCCGCGGCGGCGGCAGCAGCCGCGCTCATCGGCGTTTTCGCGGCCACGGGGACCGCCGCGGAGTACGCGCAACTGCGCCAACCCGCGTGGGCGCCGCCCTCGTGGGTGTTCGGGCCGGTGTGGACGGTGCTGTACGTGCTGATCGCCCTGGCGGGGTGGCAGGTGTGGCGGCGCCGCGGCTGGAGCGGCGCCCGAGCCGCGCTGGCGCTGTACGGAGTCCAATTGGTGCTCAACGCCGCGTGGACGCCGCTGTTCTTCGCGGCCGACCTGCGCGCTCTCGCCTTCGTCGACATCGTGGCGCTGGTGGTGGTGCTCACCGCCACGATCGCCGCCTTCCGGCGCGCGTCCGGCGTCGCCGCCGTGCTGCTGGTGCCCTACTGGGCGTGGACGGTGTTCGCCGCCGCGCTGAACCTCGCGGTCTGGCAGTTGAACACCGGCGCGTGA
- a CDS encoding serine hydrolase domain-containing protein: protein MLDGDWLAETGTEIRSVLKVMVDAGWLPGGTAVVGTDSMWEFVAVGGIGEAHGHHLAAPDVRYDAASLTKVMATWPLVGRAVAEGLIGLDAPLGAYFSGGPYPGGRVTVRQILTHTSRLNPVAWLERYVGTEQDLAEAILSEPLDEEGYRYIDRGFILLGLLLERLLGAPLDRLAGELWSVAGMASTGYGPLPRSSSVAPTERRIPGTAPVWGVVHDEAAALMGGVSGHAGAFTTAIDLGVFARDLLRVHAESHRRRDPFSHYVQQSWRPQVPVDEHFSRGLAWLVTDEGLVYHHGYTGVSLFLHPATGRYVGLLTNAVHHGRRRTGLCDLRAAVRASFTD, encoded by the coding sequence GTGCTGGACGGAGACTGGCTCGCCGAGACCGGGACCGAGATCCGCAGCGTCCTGAAGGTCATGGTCGACGCCGGATGGCTCCCGGGGGGAACCGCCGTGGTCGGCACCGACAGCATGTGGGAGTTCGTCGCCGTCGGCGGCATCGGCGAGGCGCACGGCCACCACCTCGCCGCGCCCGACGTCCGCTACGACGCCGCGAGCCTGACCAAGGTGATGGCCACGTGGCCGCTGGTCGGCAGGGCGGTCGCCGAGGGGCTGATCGGGCTCGACGCCCCGCTGGGCGCCTACTTCTCCGGGGGCCCCTACCCGGGCGGCCGGGTCACGGTGCGCCAGATCCTCACGCACACGTCGCGGCTGAACCCGGTCGCCTGGCTGGAGCGCTACGTCGGCACGGAGCAGGACCTGGCCGAGGCCATCCTCTCCGAACCGCTGGACGAGGAGGGCTACCGCTATATCGACCGCGGGTTCATCCTGCTGGGGCTGCTGCTGGAGCGGCTGCTGGGTGCTCCGCTGGACCGGCTGGCGGGCGAGCTGTGGTCGGTGGCGGGCATGGCCTCGACCGGCTACGGTCCGCTGCCGCGCTCGTCGTCGGTGGCGCCCACCGAGCGGCGCATCCCCGGAACGGCCCCTGTCTGGGGGGTGGTCCACGACGAGGCCGCGGCCCTGATGGGCGGGGTGTCCGGGCACGCCGGGGCGTTCACCACCGCCATCGACCTCGGCGTCTTCGCCCGCGACCTGCTCCGGGTGCACGCCGAATCCCACCGCCGCCGAGACCCGTTCTCCCACTACGTCCAGCAGAGCTGGCGTCCCCAGGTCCCGGTCGACGAGCACTTCTCCCGCGGCCTGGCCTGGCTGGTCACCGACGAGGGACTCGTCTACCACCACGGCTACACCGGCGTCAGCCTCTTCCTCCACCCCGCCACGGGCCGCTACGTCGGCCTGCTCACCAACGCCGTCCACCACGGCCGCCGCCGCACGGGCCTCTGCGACCTGCGGGCGGCGGTCCGGGCGTCGTTCACGGATTGA
- a CDS encoding CPBP family intramembrane glutamic endopeptidase, whose protein sequence is MTQSHSRPVLRRAITVVGLAVYAAAFGGLLLSGTTAVSPSADPGAARITLWAAAVPALAAVALARLVPPRTPVPDPVADMPERRLTLETWVLVAAAVVFPVAVAGAGDTLWYPLAKVLLFLVVPLVAFRLLRGGGPRVRAIPAPTVWLAPLPAAAAWLLLSQVVFARPITQDLPDPVTLAVGSLITLLTAGVLEEVFYRGWLQTRLEALLGRWPAILAGSLLFTLMHAGSHLNEDALGVGVASLVAYQGVFGLMQGYLWARYRNIWVLIAVHAVVNLVYVDFLVQAVVS, encoded by the coding sequence ATGACACAGTCGCACAGTCGTCCAGTGCTCCGGCGCGCCATCACGGTGGTGGGGCTCGCGGTCTACGCGGCGGCGTTCGGCGGGCTGCTGCTCAGCGGCACGACAGCCGTCTCGCCTTCCGCCGACCCCGGCGCCGCGCGGATCACGCTGTGGGCGGCAGCGGTGCCGGCACTGGCCGCGGTCGCCCTCGCCCGCCTCGTCCCGCCGCGGACGCCGGTTCCCGACCCCGTGGCCGACATGCCCGAACGGCGGCTCACCCTGGAGACGTGGGTGCTCGTCGCCGCGGCCGTCGTGTTCCCCGTAGCGGTCGCCGGAGCCGGCGACACCCTGTGGTACCCGCTGGCGAAGGTCCTGCTGTTCCTCGTCGTCCCGCTGGTCGCCTTCCGGCTGCTACGCGGAGGCGGCCCCCGAGTGCGGGCCATACCCGCGCCGACGGTGTGGCTCGCGCCGCTGCCCGCCGCTGCGGCGTGGCTGCTGCTCTCCCAAGTCGTCTTCGCGCGGCCGATCACCCAAGACCTGCCCGACCCGGTCACCCTCGCCGTCGGCTCACTCATCACCCTGCTGACCGCCGGGGTGTTGGAGGAGGTGTTCTACCGCGGGTGGCTGCAGACCCGGCTGGAGGCCCTCCTCGGCCGTTGGCCGGCGATCCTGGCCGGCTCACTGCTGTTCACCCTGATGCACGCGGGCAGCCACCTGAACGAGGACGCCCTCGGCGTCGGCGTCGCCTCGCTCGTCGCCTACCAGGGAGTGTTCGGCCTGATGCAGGGCTATTTGTGGGCGCGCTACCGCAACATCTGGGTGCTGATCGCCGTCCACGCCGTAGTCAACCTCGTCTACGTCGATTTCCTCGTCCAGGCGGTCGTTTCGTGA
- a CDS encoding nuclear transport factor 2 family protein: MAATTLDELLELEHQGWRSLCDGTGSDFYGSIMTEDGVMVLAHGQVFDRPTVIASLQDAPPWSGYEISGERVVGLGEDSAALVYRARADRGGPGTEFTALMSSAYVRRGGAWRLAVYQQTPVPTPGA, translated from the coding sequence GTGGCGGCCACGACACTCGACGAACTGCTGGAACTCGAACACCAAGGGTGGCGTTCGCTGTGCGACGGCACCGGATCGGACTTCTACGGGTCGATCATGACCGAGGACGGCGTGATGGTGCTCGCCCACGGCCAGGTCTTCGACCGGCCCACCGTCATCGCCTCGCTGCAGGACGCGCCGCCGTGGAGCGGCTACGAGATCAGCGGCGAGCGCGTCGTCGGTCTCGGCGAGGACTCCGCCGCCCTCGTCTACCGGGCGCGCGCCGACCGCGGCGGCCCCGGCACGGAGTTCACCGCGCTCATGTCCAGCGCCTACGTCCGTCGGGGCGGCGCCTGGCGGCTGGCCGTCTATCAGCAGACGCCGGTGCCGACTCCCGGAGCGTGA
- a CDS encoding aldo/keto reductase, whose product MTDTNNSYQQVPGGTGTLGERRVGRIGYGAMQLWERDRDAAGRVLSRAVELGVDHIDTASFYGDSAAVNRAIHAALAPYPDDLALVSKVGARHEAGKEIPLAPAQHPDQLRAQVELDLRSLGTDHLTAVNLRRMDIGPGIVAEGDDAAPLDDQLAELIALRDEGKIGAIGLSNIGADQLQAALPAGIVCVQNAYSLLDRTDEALLETCREHGIAWVPYFPLGSAFESIPSVTDHFAVREVAEQAGATPAQVGLAWLLAHADNTLLIPGTGSVGHLEENVAAGEVRLSAEAMAALDAAADTAAAAAGRAGMTEG is encoded by the coding sequence GTGACGGACACGAACAACAGTTACCAGCAGGTCCCCGGAGGCACCGGAACCCTGGGCGAGCGCCGCGTCGGACGCATCGGCTACGGGGCGATGCAGCTCTGGGAGCGCGACCGGGACGCCGCGGGTCGGGTGCTCAGCCGCGCCGTCGAACTCGGCGTCGACCACATCGACACCGCCTCCTTCTACGGCGACTCCGCCGCCGTTAACCGGGCGATCCACGCGGCGCTGGCGCCGTACCCGGACGATCTCGCGCTGGTCAGCAAGGTCGGTGCCCGGCACGAGGCGGGCAAGGAGATCCCGCTGGCCCCGGCGCAGCACCCGGACCAGCTGCGGGCCCAGGTGGAACTGGACCTCCGCAGCCTGGGCACCGACCACCTCACCGCCGTGAACCTGCGGCGCATGGACATCGGCCCCGGGATCGTCGCCGAGGGCGACGACGCCGCGCCCCTCGACGACCAGCTGGCCGAGCTGATCGCCCTGCGCGACGAAGGCAAGATCGGCGCCATCGGCCTGAGCAACATCGGCGCGGACCAGCTGCAGGCCGCGCTGCCCGCCGGGATCGTGTGCGTGCAGAACGCCTACAGCCTGCTGGACCGCACGGACGAGGCGCTGCTGGAGACCTGCCGGGAGCACGGCATCGCGTGGGTACCGTACTTCCCGCTCGGGTCGGCCTTCGAAAGCATCCCCTCGGTGACCGATCACTTTGCGGTCCGGGAGGTAGCGGAGCAGGCCGGTGCCACACCCGCGCAGGTCGGTCTGGCGTGGCTGTTGGCACACGCGGACAACACGCTGCTCATCCCGGGCACCGGGAGCGTCGGGCACCTGGAGGAGAACGTGGCGGCAGGGGAAGTCCGACTCTCCGCCGAGGCGATGGCGGCGCTGGACGCCGCTGCCGACACCGCAGCCGCGGCAGCGGGCCGAGCGGGGATGACGGAGGGCTGA
- a CDS encoding DUF6507 family protein — MSRWDLKPDEVYGVLNTVAGHIGDEEGTEGLTKHSTSLEGALQDANAAASSAPIGMALQEFSTHCSGLIGDMIGLGSSAVKGAGDATRHYANGNLEMALEAQANSGVVEEN; from the coding sequence GTGTCGAGATGGGATCTGAAGCCCGACGAGGTCTACGGCGTGTTGAACACCGTCGCCGGCCACATCGGCGACGAGGAGGGCACCGAAGGGCTGACCAAGCACTCGACATCGCTGGAAGGCGCACTCCAAGACGCCAACGCGGCGGCGAGCAGCGCGCCGATCGGGATGGCGCTGCAGGAGTTCTCCACGCATTGCTCCGGCCTGATCGGCGACATGATCGGTCTCGGCTCCAGCGCGGTGAAGGGCGCCGGCGACGCGACGAGGCACTACGCCAACGGCAACCTGGAGATGGCCCTTGAGGCCCAGGCCAACTCCGGTGTGGTCGAGGAGAACTAG
- a CDS encoding DUF6177 family protein, translating to MSEFGGCVWAPEPELQRDDPRMVGSTEHPAVTLATDHVAVAVQDRPVVPFSPWLADAVATHGRAGRGFQLVTPAASRLTHEVSALLENPMARWVVRAPDGGYYDGHVGLPVTWHEQVGFVRDAAGSAPGSESAEPALHPHFLHPDPQDGADAMVDHLLVDLHLLHAPDEHLRLGAETELLTRAVAGAAPVLWGTAEPVPMLWNRDDVTALARRRAPNNSRFLFRGPPGAARPLSGTLSVSRVEEGVKESVALAVAHPPGALPDLDAVTGLVEELAAGGALHSVEVNRRRGRADLTRAPHPTGPVIPVGFGVGTDAVQTIGLQHARSAPVEPVRFGPRLTPSLWYRLGDGTDPEDRQRARDLLSHLRPEGS from the coding sequence GTGTCTGAGTTCGGCGGCTGCGTGTGGGCTCCCGAGCCCGAGCTGCAGCGCGACGATCCGCGCATGGTCGGCTCCACCGAGCACCCCGCGGTCACGCTGGCCACCGATCACGTGGCCGTTGCTGTGCAGGACCGCCCCGTCGTCCCCTTCTCCCCGTGGCTCGCCGACGCCGTCGCCACCCACGGACGTGCGGGCCGCGGCTTTCAGCTGGTCACGCCCGCGGCGTCACGCCTCACCCATGAGGTGTCGGCGCTCCTGGAGAACCCCATGGCCCGCTGGGTGGTGCGCGCCCCCGACGGCGGTTACTACGACGGGCACGTCGGCCTGCCGGTGACCTGGCACGAGCAGGTCGGCTTCGTGCGCGACGCCGCCGGCTCCGCTCCCGGCTCCGAGTCCGCCGAACCGGCCCTCCACCCGCACTTCCTCCACCCGGACCCCCAGGATGGCGCGGACGCCATGGTCGACCATCTGCTCGTCGACCTCCACTTGTTGCACGCCCCTGACGAACACCTCCGCCTCGGCGCGGAGACCGAACTCCTCACACGGGCGGTCGCCGGAGCCGCCCCCGTACTGTGGGGCACCGCCGAGCCCGTTCCCATGCTGTGGAACCGCGACGATGTCACCGCCCTGGCCCGCCGGCGCGCGCCGAACAACTCGCGGTTCCTGTTTCGCGGCCCGCCCGGCGCCGCGCGTCCGCTCTCCGGCACGCTGAGCGTCAGCCGTGTCGAAGAGGGCGTGAAGGAGTCGGTCGCCCTGGCCGTCGCGCATCCGCCCGGCGCCTTGCCCGACCTCGACGCGGTGACCGGCCTGGTCGAGGAGTTGGCCGCAGGCGGCGCCCTGCACTCCGTGGAGGTGAACCGCCGCCGCGGCCGAGCCGACCTCACCCGCGCTCCCCACCCCACCGGACCGGTGATCCCCGTCGGATTCGGCGTCGGTACCGATGCAGTGCAGACGATCGGCCTGCAGCACGCCCGCTCGGCCCCCGTCGAGCCCGTCCGCTTCGGCCCGCGCCTGACGCCTTCGCTGTGGTACCGCCTCGGCGACGGCACGGACCCGGAGGACCGGCAACGGGCACGCGACCTGCTGTCCCATCTCCGTCCCGAGGGTTCTTGA
- a CDS encoding aldo/keto reductase: MIGVDSYELNDGVSLPSVGFGTFSLRGDDGVAVMRSALEAGYRLLDSAVNYGNEEEVGQAVRASGLAREDVLVATKIPGRHHEYAQAVESVEGSLRRIGSEYLDLCLIHWPNPSVGKYVEAWRALVDLRERGLVRSIGVSNFTERHLRTVIDDSGVTPAVNQIELHPYFPQAAMREVNAGLGIQTQSWSPLGKRSAPFAEPPVADAAAAHGVTPAQAVLRWQLQLGALPIPKSADAQRQRENLDLFGFELSDAEVTAISGLATDDGRLFGGDPDFHEEM, from the coding sequence ATGATCGGGGTCGACTCTTACGAGCTGAACGACGGCGTATCCCTGCCGTCGGTGGGTTTCGGTACGTTCTCGCTGCGTGGCGACGACGGCGTGGCGGTGATGCGCAGCGCCCTGGAGGCCGGGTACCGGCTCCTCGACAGCGCCGTGAACTACGGCAACGAGGAGGAGGTCGGTCAGGCCGTGCGCGCATCCGGCCTGGCGCGGGAGGACGTGCTTGTCGCGACGAAGATCCCGGGGCGGCACCACGAGTACGCCCAGGCCGTGGAATCGGTGGAGGGGTCCCTGCGCAGGATCGGCTCCGAGTACCTCGACCTGTGCCTGATCCACTGGCCCAATCCGAGTGTCGGCAAGTACGTCGAGGCGTGGCGCGCCCTGGTCGACCTGCGCGAGCGGGGCCTGGTGCGGTCCATCGGCGTCAGCAACTTCACCGAACGGCACCTGCGCACCGTCATCGACGACAGCGGCGTCACGCCCGCGGTCAATCAGATCGAGCTGCACCCGTACTTCCCGCAGGCCGCGATGCGCGAGGTCAACGCGGGACTCGGTATCCAGACGCAGTCGTGGAGCCCGCTGGGCAAGCGCAGCGCTCCGTTCGCCGAGCCGCCGGTGGCCGACGCCGCCGCTGCGCACGGCGTCACGCCGGCGCAGGCGGTCCTGCGGTGGCAGTTGCAGCTCGGCGCGCTGCCCATTCCCAAGTCGGCGGACGCCCAGCGGCAGCGGGAGAACCTCGACCTCTTCGGCTTCGAACTCTCCGATGCCGAAGTCACCGCGATCAGTGGGCTGGCCACCGACGACGGGCGCCTGTTCGGCGGGGACCCGGACTTCCACGAGGAGATGTAG
- a CDS encoding DUF397 domain-containing protein: MTREPKWHKSSYSGGNTNACVEVDEGPRTFVRDTQHRNLTTLTFPAETWDDFITAVKNGEI, encoded by the coding sequence ATGACCCGCGAGCCGAAGTGGCACAAGAGCAGCTACAGCGGCGGTAACACCAATGCCTGCGTCGAGGTAGACGAAGGTCCCCGAACCTTCGTCCGCGACACGCAGCACCGCAACCTCACCACCCTCACCTTCCCCGCCGAGACCTGGGACGACTTCATCACCGCCGTGAAGAACGGCGAGATCTAA
- a CDS encoding DUF3263 domain-containing protein translates to MSDPGLFDQRPSVPSGKAAETSGEESELAEREQRILAFERQWWKLEGSKEQAIREEFGFSPTRYYQLLNGLVDRPEALAFDPMTVKRLRRLRADRRRQRTARQLGIQL, encoded by the coding sequence ATGTCAGATCCAGGGCTATTCGATCAACGACCGTCCGTCCCTTCCGGCAAAGCGGCGGAGACCTCCGGCGAGGAGTCCGAGCTTGCCGAGCGGGAACAGCGCATCCTGGCCTTCGAACGCCAATGGTGGAAGTTGGAGGGCTCCAAGGAGCAGGCCATCCGCGAGGAGTTCGGGTTTTCTCCCACCCGCTACTACCAGCTGCTCAACGGGCTGGTGGACCGCCCGGAGGCCCTCGCGTTCGACCCGATGACCGTCAAACGCCTCCGGCGGTTGCGCGCCGACCGCCGCCGCCAGCGCACCGCCCGCCAGCTGGGCATCCAGCTTTAG
- a CDS encoding winged helix-turn-helix transcriptional regulator has translation MSATNTGVPSPLDTALPTPVPSGEHEQCPVTDVLRRIGDKWTVLVVVLLGQRPYRFNELHRGIEGISQRMLTRTLRGLEADGLVRREVFATVPPSVEYSLTPMGATLLEPLSALADWAIENQPAIAASRRATSARTNNLSAG, from the coding sequence ATGTCAGCAACGAACACCGGTGTTCCCTCGCCGCTGGATACCGCACTACCGACCCCGGTGCCGAGCGGCGAGCACGAGCAATGCCCGGTGACCGACGTACTGCGGCGCATCGGCGACAAGTGGACGGTGCTGGTGGTCGTGCTGCTCGGGCAGCGGCCGTATCGGTTCAACGAACTGCACCGAGGCATCGAAGGAATCAGTCAGCGGATGCTGACGCGCACGCTGCGCGGGCTCGAAGCGGACGGACTGGTCCGTCGGGAGGTGTTCGCGACGGTGCCGCCGAGTGTGGAGTACAGCCTCACGCCGATGGGCGCCACGCTCTTGGAGCCGCTGTCGGCACTCGCCGACTGGGCCATCGAGAACCAGCCGGCGATCGCCGCGAGCAGGCGCGCCACCAGCGCCCGGACGAACAACCTCTCTGCGGGTTAG
- the otsB gene encoding trehalose-phosphatase yields MPLPKPESAAGAAALDRIVQRPAEAVLSFDFDGTLAPIVSDPRDARAYPGVTAELSRLAPSVGRLVIITGRPAGVAVEYGGLADVANILVLGHYGLERWEDGRLTAPEPPAGVGLVREELPELLRRSGAHDGTRIEDKEHALAVHTRGAADPDAALETLRIPLAALAQRAGLTVEPGRRVIELRPAGMDKGAALAGVMADAAEGAAVLYAGDDLGDLAAFDQVERLRDKGVPGITVCSGSDEVAELAARADLVVDGPAGVADLLGALREAISAAG; encoded by the coding sequence ATGCCATTGCCCAAGCCCGAGTCCGCAGCGGGCGCGGCCGCGCTGGACCGGATCGTGCAGCGCCCCGCCGAAGCCGTCCTGTCGTTCGACTTCGACGGCACGCTGGCACCGATCGTCTCCGACCCGCGCGACGCCCGCGCCTATCCCGGGGTCACCGCCGAACTCTCCCGCCTGGCGCCGTCGGTCGGGCGCCTGGTGATCATCACCGGGCGCCCGGCCGGGGTGGCGGTGGAGTACGGCGGCCTCGCGGACGTCGCGAACATCCTGGTACTGGGCCATTACGGCCTGGAGCGCTGGGAGGACGGCCGCCTCACCGCCCCTGAACCCCCCGCCGGGGTCGGTCTGGTCCGCGAGGAGCTGCCCGAGCTGCTGCGCCGCTCGGGAGCCCACGACGGCACCCGGATCGAGGACAAGGAGCATGCACTGGCGGTACACACCCGCGGCGCCGCCGACCCGGACGCGGCGCTGGAGACCCTGCGGATCCCGCTCGCGGCGCTGGCCCAGCGCGCCGGGCTCACCGTCGAGCCCGGCCGCCGGGTCATCGAGCTGCGGCCCGCGGGCATGGACAAGGGCGCGGCGCTGGCCGGCGTGATGGCCGACGCCGCCGAAGGCGCCGCGGTGCTGTACGCAGGCGACGACCTCGGCGACCTCGCGGCCTTCGACCAGGTGGAACGCCTGCGGGACAAGGGGGTCCCCGGGATCACGGTGTGCAGCGGCTCCGACGAGGTCGCCGAACTCGCCGCACGAGCCGACCTGGTGGTCGACGGCCCGGCCGGGGTCGCCGACCTGCTCGGCGCACTCCGCGAGGCGATCAGCGCCGCAGGCTGA
- a CDS encoding SDR family NAD(P)-dependent oxidoreductase, with protein MADERTAEDADGAERTVVITGGTDGMGRALALERAARGDRAVAVGSNHAKGDRLLGDAAALNLQDRVEFVRADLSTVAGNSAVIDHVAARYNAIDALVLAANRQSPKRIETIDGFESTFALYYLSRHMLSHGLVPALSRSAAPVVVNVAAVGLTAGKIHWEDLQLRRRYRTVAAQLQAGRANDLLGVAFADRHQGTVPYVLYHPGFTRSGDSAMERTGPLMRAAIKALAAVAARPVAESIEPIHAFIDSPPSAPLTAIDRGRPVPLGLKTLDASAARRLEQITDRLLEVREAQSADDVGRE; from the coding sequence ATGGCCGATGAGCGCACCGCTGAAGACGCCGACGGGGCGGAGCGGACAGTCGTGATCACCGGCGGGACCGACGGGATGGGACGCGCCCTCGCACTCGAAAGGGCGGCCCGAGGCGACCGCGCGGTCGCCGTCGGCAGCAACCACGCAAAAGGGGATCGCCTGCTCGGGGACGCCGCCGCGTTGAACCTCCAGGACCGTGTCGAGTTCGTGCGCGCCGATCTCAGTACCGTCGCCGGCAACAGCGCGGTGATCGACCACGTCGCCGCCCGGTACAACGCGATCGATGCCCTGGTGCTGGCCGCGAACCGCCAGTCACCGAAGCGGATCGAGACGATCGACGGCTTCGAGTCGACGTTCGCGCTGTACTACCTGAGCCGACACATGCTCAGCCACGGGTTGGTGCCCGCGCTGTCGCGCAGTGCCGCGCCGGTGGTCGTCAACGTCGCAGCGGTGGGGCTCACCGCCGGGAAGATCCATTGGGAGGATCTCCAGTTGCGCCGCCGCTACCGGACCGTTGCCGCGCAACTCCAGGCCGGACGGGCGAACGACCTGCTCGGAGTCGCCTTCGCCGATCGGCATCAGGGCACGGTGCCGTACGTTCTGTACCACCCCGGGTTCACGCGAAGCGGCGATTCCGCAATGGAGCGCACCGGCCCGCTGATGCGCGCGGCGATCAAGGCCCTGGCCGCCGTCGCCGCCCGCCCCGTGGCGGAATCGATCGAACCGATCCACGCTTTCATCGACTCACCCCCTTCCGCGCCCCTCACGGCGATAGACCGCGGTCGCCCGGTGCCACTCGGCCTGAAGACGCTGGACGCATCTGCGGCTCGACGCCTAGAGCAGATCACCGACCGGCTACTCGAAGTCCGCGAAGCACAGTCGGCAGACGACGTCGGCCGAGAGTGA